One genomic region from Neoarius graeffei isolate fNeoGra1 chromosome 4, fNeoGra1.pri, whole genome shotgun sequence encodes:
- the si:dkeyp-67f1.2 gene encoding protein FAM3C — protein sequence MNYSPSCCPLKVCPAGHYPFFLCSGAANVVGPKICFNNRIIMSGGQNHIGWGVNTVIVDGEFILSYSAYSTIISLLLLDFLKMIQKRNIVLVASYEDPAVQLTDEVRELFAGMGSSMVYSVKYRDSWVFAGAGGRNKESPFEKIVNDKKTNAYGDWPEMGELSGCFPRKV from the exons GTTGCTGTCCTCTTAAAGTATGCCCTGCAGGCCACTACCCCTTCTTTCTATGCAGTGGGGCAGCCAATGTAGTTGGGCCAAAGATCTGCTTTAACaacagaat TATTATGTCAGGAGGGCAAAACCATATTGGATGGGGTGTGAACACTGTGATAGTGGATGGTGAGTTTATTTTAAG CTACTCTGCCTATAGCACTATTATTTCTCTACTGTTGCTTGACTTTCTAAAGATGATACAAAAAAGAAATATAGTTTTAGTAGCCTCATATGAAGACCCTGCAGTACA GTTGACTGATGAGGTCAGAGAGTTGTTTGCTGGAATGGGCAGCAGTATGGTCTACTCTGTGAAGTACAGGGACAGCTGGGTGTTTGCAGGGGCAGGTGGGCGAAATAAGGAGAGTCCATTTGAGAAG ATTGTGAATGATAAGAAGACAAACGCCTATGGAGATTGGCCAGAGATGGGGGAGCTTAGTGGCTGCTTTCCCAGAAAGGTTTGA